Genomic window (Pseudomonas hydrolytica):
CGATCTCCGGGCGAGCGAGCAGGTTGAGCAGGTTGTACTCGTGGGCCAGCGGCGTGCCGAAGCGCGCAGCGATGGCATCGCCCTGCGGCGTGCCCGGGCGCACCCAGGTGCTCTTCAGGCGTTGTTCTTCCCGGACGATGCCTTCGCGCTTGGCCTCGAAGGCGGCCCAGCGCTCGTCGTCCACCAGGCCCAGCTCGCGGCCCTTCTCGGTCAGGCGCAGGTCGGCATTGTCCTCGCGCAGGATCAGCCGGTATTCGGCGCGCGAGGTGAACATGCGGTACGGCTCCTGGGTGCCCAGGGTGATCAGGTCGTCGACCAGCACGCCGATATAGGCCTCGTCACGCCGCGGGCACCAGGCTTCCTTGCCCTGCGCGCGCAAGGCCGCGTTGCAGCCGGCCAGCAGGCCCTGGGCGCCGGCTTCTTCGTAGCCGGTGGTGCCATTGATCTGCCCGGCGAAGAACAGCCCGCCGATGACCTTGGTCTCCAGGCTGTACTTGAGGTCGCGCGGGTCGAAGAAGTCGTATTCGATGGCGTAGCCGGGACGCACGATATGGGCGTTCTCCATGCCGCGGATGCTGCGCACGATCTGCAGCTGCACGTCGAACGGCAGCGAAGTGGAGATGCCGTTGGGATACAGCTCGTGGGTGGTCAGCCCCTCGGGCTCGATGAATACCTGGTGGCTGTCCTTGTCGGCGAAGCGGTGGATCTTGTCCTCGATCGACGGGCAGTAACGCGGACCGACGCCTTCGATGACACCGGAATACATCGGCGAGCGGTCGAGGTTGGCGGCGATGATCTCGTGGGTGCGCGCGTTGGTGTGGGTGATCCAGCAGCTGATCTGCTTGGGCTGATGCTCACGCTTGCCGAGAAAGGACATCAGCGGCGTCGGGGTGTCGCCTGGCTGCTCGGTCATCACCGAGAAATCCACAGAGCGGCCATCGATGCGTGGCGGTGTACCGGTTTTAAGACGGCCAACCCGCAGTGGCAGTTCACGCAGGCGATGCGCCAGAGCGATGGAGGGCGGATCACCAGCACGGCCGCCGGAGTAGTTCTGCAGACCGATGTGGATAAGTCCGCCGAGGAAGGTGCCTGTGGTCAACACCACGGAATCCGCATGGAACCTGAGCCCCATCTGGGTGAC
Coding sequences:
- the mnmG gene encoding tRNA uridine-5-carboxymethylaminomethyl(34) synthesis enzyme MnmG → MDFPSRFDVIVIGGGHAGTEAALAAARMGVKTLLLTHNVETLGQMSCNPAIGGIGKSHLVKEIDALGGAMATATDKGGIQFRILNSRKGPAVRATRAQADRVLYKAAVREILENQANLWIFQQAADDLIVENAQVKGVVTQMGLRFHADSVVLTTGTFLGGLIHIGLQNYSGGRAGDPPSIALAHRLRELPLRVGRLKTGTPPRIDGRSVDFSVMTEQPGDTPTPLMSFLGKREHQPKQISCWITHTNARTHEIIAANLDRSPMYSGVIEGVGPRYCPSIEDKIHRFADKDSHQVFIEPEGLTTHELYPNGISTSLPFDVQLQIVRSIRGMENAHIVRPGYAIEYDFFDPRDLKYSLETKVIGGLFFAGQINGTTGYEEAGAQGLLAGCNAALRAQGKEAWCPRRDEAYIGVLVDDLITLGTQEPYRMFTSRAEYRLILREDNADLRLTEKGRELGLVDDERWAAFEAKREGIVREEQRLKSTWVRPGTPQGDAIAARFGTPLAHEYNLLNLLARPEIDYAALAEITESPAVDNQVAEQVEIKTKYAGYIDRQQDEIARLRASEDTRLPEDLDYSAISGLSKEIQFKLGNTRPATLGQAGRIPGVTPAAISLLLIHLKKRSAGQKLEQSA